A single window of Mycobacterium sp. ITM-2016-00318 DNA harbors:
- a CDS encoding alpha/beta fold hydrolase, with product MVDQPPPIDGVRRSFVEANGVRFHVTEAGPPDGRPVLALHGWPQHHWEYRDLLADPPPGLRIIAPDLPGYGWSGPAPHTWAKEDVATDVLALMDALDLGRVLLVAHDWGAAAGWLMVLREPQRFDGYLPMNYPHPWQSPRTALPHLWRLYYQVPIAAFGYRLQRHTNFVNFAFKVGSDINPADARVFADAFRDPVSARAGRDTYRTFLLRELPSAARKLETRRATIPIRVLYGDRDAVVRPAMVSPETASADDYTLETVDATHFVVDERPDLVRKKLIALAEETA from the coding sequence ATCGACGGCGTGCGCAGGTCCTTCGTCGAAGCCAACGGCGTGCGATTTCACGTGACCGAGGCCGGTCCACCCGATGGCCGTCCCGTTCTCGCGCTGCACGGCTGGCCACAGCACCACTGGGAATACCGCGACCTGCTGGCCGATCCGCCACCCGGGCTGCGGATCATCGCACCTGATCTGCCCGGCTACGGTTGGTCGGGGCCCGCGCCACACACATGGGCCAAGGAGGACGTCGCCACCGACGTGCTGGCTCTGATGGACGCGCTCGACCTCGGCCGTGTCCTGCTAGTGGCACACGATTGGGGCGCCGCCGCAGGATGGTTGATGGTCTTGCGCGAGCCGCAGCGTTTCGACGGATACCTTCCGATGAACTATCCCCATCCCTGGCAGTCCCCGCGCACCGCGCTGCCGCATCTGTGGCGGCTCTACTACCAGGTGCCGATCGCCGCTTTCGGCTATCGGCTGCAGCGCCATACGAACTTCGTCAACTTCGCGTTCAAGGTCGGCTCGGACATCAACCCCGCGGACGCTCGCGTGTTCGCCGACGCGTTCCGCGATCCGGTGTCTGCCCGCGCGGGCCGCGACACCTACCGGACCTTCCTGCTGCGCGAACTGCCCAGCGCTGCACGCAAACTCGAAACCAGGCGCGCGACTATTCCGATCCGGGTGTTGTACGGCGACCGCGACGCCGTTGTTCGTCCGGCCATGGTGTCGCCCGAGACCGCCAGCGCCGACGACTACACGTTGGAGACTGTCGACGCGACGCATTTCGTCGTCGA